From a single Intestinibaculum porci genomic region:
- the rplP gene encoding 50S ribosomal protein L16, producing MLMPKRTKYRRPHRIKYEGKTKGGSYVAFGEYGLVALDGAWITSRQIEAARIAINREMDRQGQVWIRIFPHLAKTKKPLEVRMGSGKGSPEEWVAVVKQGRVMFEVGGVSEEIAREALRLASHKLPIRCKIVKKGE from the coding sequence ATGTTAATGCCTAAGAGAACAAAATATAGAAGACCTCATAGAATTAAATATGAAGGAAAAACTAAAGGCGGATCTTATGTCGCTTTTGGTGAATATGGTTTAGTTGCTTTAGATGGTGCTTGGATCACTTCAAGACAGATCGAAGCTGCCCGTATCGCAATCAACCGTGAAATGGACCGTCAGGGTCAGGTATGGATCAGAATCTTCCCACACTTAGCAAAGACTAAGAAGCCTTTGGAAGTCCGTATGGGTTCAGGTAAAGGTTCTCCAGAAGAATGGGTAGCTGTTGTTAAACAGGGCAGAGTGATGTTCGAAGTTGGCGGCGTCAGCGAAGAAATCGCTAGAGAAGCATTAAGACTTGCATCTCATAAGTTACCTATCAGATGTAAAATCGTTAAGAAAGGTGAGTAA
- the rpsC gene encoding 30S ribosomal protein S3 has translation MGQKVSPVGFRVGVNRDWSSRWYADNKNFATLLHEDLKIRNFLQEKLARAYVAKIDIERSKKRINIFVHTSRPGVVIGKGGEAIDALRKEVVKLVGGKQVYINVVEIKNADTNATLVAKRIAEQLENRASFRTVQKRAIQSAMRAGAKGIKTSVSGRLGGADMARAEGYSEGVVPLHTLRADIDYATAEANTTYGKLGVKVWICKGEILPGKVKEDK, from the coding sequence ATGGGTCAGAAAGTAAGTCCAGTAGGATTCCGTGTTGGTGTTAACCGCGATTGGAGTTCAAGATGGTATGCAGATAACAAAAATTTCGCAACATTACTTCATGAAGATTTAAAAATTCGTAACTTCCTTCAGGAAAAATTAGCTAGAGCATATGTTGCAAAGATCGATATCGAAAGATCTAAAAAGAGAATCAATATCTTCGTTCATACATCTAGACCTGGTGTTGTCATCGGTAAAGGTGGCGAAGCTATCGATGCTTTAAGAAAAGAAGTTGTTAAATTAGTTGGTGGTAAACAGGTTTACATCAACGTTGTAGAAATCAAGAACGCAGACACTAACGCTACATTAGTAGCTAAGAGAATCGCTGAACAGTTAGAAAACCGTGCGTCTTTCCGTACTGTTCAGAAGAGAGCTATTCAGTCAGCTATGCGCGCTGGTGCTAAAGGTATCAAAACTTCAGTTTCAGGTCGTTTAGGCGGTGCTGATATGGCCAGAGCTGAAGGTTATTCTGAAGGTGTCGTACCTCTTCATACATTAAGAGCAGACATCGATTATGCTACTGCAGAAGCCAATACAACTTACGGCAAGCTTGGTGTTAAAGTCTGGATTTGTAAGGGAGAAATTCTTCCTGGCAAAGTAAAGGAGGACAAATAA
- the rplV gene encoding 50S ribosomal protein L22, with translation MEARAQAKNIRVSAQKARLVVDLVRGKSVKEALGILEYTNKSATPAIIKVIKSAAANAEHNEGADKDKLVLKEIYVDEGPTLKRFRAKAKGQGTQILKRTCHITAVVEER, from the coding sequence ATGGAAGCAAGAGCGCAAGCTAAAAACATTCGTGTATCTGCTCAAAAAGCCAGATTAGTCGTAGACTTAGTAAGAGGCAAGAGTGTCAAGGAAGCCTTAGGGATTCTTGAATATACGAATAAATCTGCTACACCTGCTATTATCAAGGTTATTAAATCTGCTGCAGCAAATGCAGAACATAATGAAGGTGCAGATAAAGATAAATTAGTATTAAAAGAAATTTATGTTGATGAAGGTCCAACATTAAAGAGATTCCGTGCTAAAGCAAAAGGTCAGGGAACTCAGATCTTAAAGAGAACATGCCACATCACTGCTGTGGTTGAAGAAAGATAG
- the rpsS gene encoding 30S ribosomal protein S19 gives MARSLKKGPFVDEHLMKKVEALNASGKKEVIKTWSRRSTIFPQFIEHTFAVYNGREHIPVYVTEDMVGHKLGEFAPTRTFKGHGDTDAKG, from the coding sequence ATGGCAAGAAGTTTGAAAAAAGGGCCTTTCGTTGATGAACACTTAATGAAAAAAGTGGAAGCATTAAACGCTTCAGGCAAAAAAGAAGTCATCAAGACTTGGTCAAGACGTTCTACAATCTTCCCTCAGTTCATTGAACATACATTCGCAGTATACAATGGAAGAGAACATATCCCAGTTTATGTAACTGAAGACATGGTTGGTCATAAGTTAGGAGAATTCGCTCCTACAAGAACATTCAAAGGCCATGGCGATACAGATGCCAAAGGATAA
- the rplB gene encoding 50S ribosomal protein L2 encodes MAIKAYKPVTNGRRNMTALTKDEITSQKPEKSLLTTVSKKGGRNNQGQITTRHHGGGHKRKYRIIDFKRNKDGVPGKVATIEYDPNRSANIALIHYVDGEKRYILAPKGLQVGATIISGDEADIVTGNALQMGNMPEGTLIHNIEMHPGKGGQIARSAGVSAQILGFEGKYVTVRLSSGEVRKFLKVCRATVGEVGNEDHSLVNIGKAGRNRWKGIRPTVRGSVMNPNDHPHGGGEGKTSIGRKAPLTPWGKKAMGVKTRNNKKHSTKLIVRRRNGK; translated from the coding sequence ATGGCTATTAAAGCTTATAAGCCAGTCACTAACGGTCGTAGAAATATGACTGCTCTGACAAAAGACGAAATTACTAGTCAGAAACCAGAAAAGTCTTTATTAACTACTGTTAGTAAAAAAGGTGGCCGTAACAACCAGGGTCAGATCACTACTAGACATCATGGTGGCGGACATAAGAGAAAATATAGAATTATCGATTTCAAAAGAAATAAAGATGGTGTACCTGGTAAGGTCGCTACCATCGAATACGATCCAAACCGTTCTGCAAACATCGCATTAATTCATTATGTTGATGGGGAAAAGAGATATATCTTAGCTCCTAAAGGATTACAGGTTGGGGCTACAATCATTTCTGGTGATGAAGCCGATATCGTAACTGGTAACGCATTACAGATGGGTAACATGCCTGAAGGTACATTAATCCACAATATTGAAATGCATCCTGGTAAGGGTGGACAGATTGCACGTAGTGCAGGTGTTTCTGCTCAGATCTTAGGTTTTGAAGGAAAATATGTTACTGTCAGATTATCATCTGGTGAAGTAAGAAAATTCCTTAAAGTTTGCCGTGCTACAGTCGGTGAAGTTGGTAATGAAGACCATTCATTAGTTAACATCGGTAAAGCTGGTCGTAATCGCTGGAAAGGTATCAGACCTACAGTTCGTGGTTCTGTTATGAACCCTAACGATCACCCTCATGGTGGTGGTGAAGGTAAAACTTCAATCGGTCGTAAAGCACCACTTACTCCTTGGGGTAAAAAAGCTATGGGTGTTAAGACTAGAAATAATAAGAAACATTCTACTAAATTAATCGTACGTAGAAGAAACGGTAAATAA
- the rplW gene encoding 50S ribosomal protein L23 produces MAHITDVLKKPVLTEKSLKLIQDENKYTFDVDVNANKTEIKQAVEAMFNVKVTSVNTMNVRAKTKRVGRYVGKTNKRKKAIVSLAADNKIDLFGEEE; encoded by the coding sequence ATGGCACACATTACTGATGTATTAAAGAAACCTGTCTTAACTGAAAAATCTTTAAAGTTAATTCAAGATGAAAATAAATATACTTTCGATGTTGATGTTAATGCTAACAAGACTGAAATCAAACAGGCTGTTGAAGCAATGTTCAATGTAAAGGTTACTTCAGTAAACACAATGAACGTTCGCGCAAAGACTAAGAGAGTTGGTCGTTATGTTGGTAAGACTAACAAGAGAAAGAAAGCAATTGTCAGCTTAGCAGCTGATAACAAGATCGATTTATTCGGCGAAGAAGAATAA
- the rplD gene encoding 50S ribosomal protein L4 produces the protein MAKVALLNQKAENVGEIELNDAVFGIEPNNQAIFDMVLLQRASLRQGTHKVKGRSEVRGGGKKPWRQKGTGRARQGSTRAPQWVGGGTVFGPTPRSYKFKLNRKVRRLALRSALSQKLIDNEFTALDALAFDTKKTKNMVEVMNAFETPRKALIVVDEINENVALSARNLPNVKLLDAKHLNVYDVLNSTNLFMTEAAIKAVEEVLA, from the coding sequence ATGGCAAAAGTTGCATTATTAAATCAGAAAGCTGAAAATGTTGGCGAAATCGAATTAAACGATGCTGTATTTGGAATTGAACCAAACAATCAGGCAATCTTTGATATGGTATTACTACAGAGAGCTTCATTAAGACAGGGTACTCATAAGGTAAAAGGTCGTTCAGAAGTTAGAGGCGGCGGTAAGAAACCTTGGAGACAGAAAGGTACTGGTAGAGCTAGACAGGGTTCTACGCGTGCTCCACAGTGGGTAGGCGGCGGAACTGTATTCGGTCCTACTCCTAGAAGCTATAAATTCAAATTAAACAGAAAAGTAAGAAGACTTGCATTAAGAAGTGCATTATCTCAGAAGTTAATTGACAATGAATTCACTGCTTTAGATGCTTTAGCTTTCGATACAAAGAAAACGAAAAACATGGTTGAAGTCATGAATGCATTCGAAACTCCTAGAAAAGCATTAATCGTCGTTGATGAAATCAACGAAAACGTTGCTTTATCTGCAAGAAACTTACCAAACGTTAAATTATTAGATGCTAAACACTTAAATGTTTATGATGTTTTAAACAGCACAAACTTATTTATGACTGAAGCAGCAATCAAAGCTGTTGAGGAGGTACTTGCATAA
- the rplC gene encoding 50S ribosomal protein L3 produces MKGILGRKIGMTQVFTTDGRLVPVTVVEATPNVVLQKKTTETDGYNAIQVGFEDKREKLANKPELGHVAKANTAPKRFIKEFRYDEMMSYEVGQEVKVDEFAAGEIVDVQGTSKGHGYTGTIKRFGYQRTPMAHGGGPNHRHAGSMGPIAPNRIAPGKKLPGQYGHVTRTVQNLEIVAVDPERNVLLISGSVPGPKKGLVVVHSAVKANGKVNEAKTLVSYAKAADAAE; encoded by the coding sequence ATGAAAGGAATCTTAGGCCGTAAGATCGGTATGACTCAGGTTTTCACTACTGATGGACGTTTAGTGCCAGTTACTGTTGTTGAAGCAACTCCTAACGTTGTTTTACAGAAAAAGACAACTGAAACTGATGGCTACAACGCAATTCAGGTAGGTTTCGAAGACAAAAGAGAAAAATTAGCAAACAAGCCAGAACTTGGACACGTTGCTAAAGCAAACACTGCTCCTAAGCGCTTCATCAAAGAATTTCGTTATGACGAAATGATGAGTTATGAAGTAGGACAGGAAGTAAAAGTTGACGAATTCGCAGCAGGCGAAATCGTTGACGTACAGGGAACTAGTAAAGGTCACGGATACACTGGTACAATCAAGAGATTTGGTTATCAGCGTACACCAATGGCTCATGGTGGTGGTCCTAACCACAGACATGCTGGTTCAATGGGTCCAATTGCCCCAAATAGAATCGCTCCTGGTAAGAAATTACCTGGTCAGTATGGACATGTTACAAGAACAGTTCAGAATCTTGAAATCGTTGCTGTTGATCCAGAAAGAAATGTATTATTAATCTCTGGTTCAGTACCTGGACCTAAAAAAGGTTTAGTTGTTGTACACTCAGCAGTCAAAGCAAATGGAAAGGTTAATGAAGCTAAGACATTAGTTTCATACGCAAAAGCAGCAGATGCTGCTGAATAA
- the rpsJ gene encoding 30S ribosomal protein S10 — protein MANNKIRIRLKSFDHKILDDSAEKIVAAAKKSGAQVVGPVPLPTEREVYTILRAVHNFKDSREQFEIRTHKRLIDIVNPTPETVDVLTRLELPSGVDIEIKL, from the coding sequence ATGGCAAACAACAAAATCAGAATTAGATTGAAATCATTCGATCACAAGATCTTAGATGATTCAGCAGAAAAGATTGTCGCAGCTGCGAAAAAGTCAGGTGCACAGGTCGTTGGTCCAGTACCACTTCCAACTGAAAGAGAAGTTTATACAATCTTAAGAGCTGTTCATAATTTCAAAGATTCTCGTGAACAGTTTGAAATCAGAACTCATAAGAGACTAATCGATATTGTAAACCCAACCCCAGAAACTGTAGACGTATTAACACGTTTAGAATTACCTTCTGGTGTGGATATTGAAATTAAGTTATAA
- a CDS encoding GIY-YIG nuclease family protein: MYYIYILRCVDDTLYTGITNHLEKRMHEHFTHSPKAAKYTLSHHPLYIAALFTCEDRSQASKLEYAIKHLPKAKKEALIAFHNQTLPLSYIRLYAFPLIHII, encoded by the coding sequence ATGTATTATATTTATATCTTACGTTGCGTTGATGATACCTTATATACCGGTATAACCAATCATTTAGAAAAACGCATGCACGAACACTTTACCCATAGCCCAAAGGCCGCTAAATATACCTTATCCCATCATCCTTTATATATAGCAGCGCTCTTTACCTGTGAGGATCGCTCTCAGGCCAGCAAGCTGGAATATGCGATTAAACACTTACCTAAAGCAAAAAAGGAAGCCCTGATCGCTTTTCACAATCAAACGCTTCCTCTCTCTTATATCAGGTTATATGCTTTTCCTTTAATCCATATCATTTAA
- a CDS encoding aminopeptidase has product MERKTLWESYSDEQFKEMNKVTDDYKYCLDHGKTERECVTLAIEKAKAAGYVNIEECIAENRSLMAGDKVYAVYNGKLIVLYHIGTNPIEEGMNILGAHIDSPRLDIKQNPLYEKDGFSYLDTHYYGGIKKYQWVTIPLAIHGVFAKKDGSVVNVNIGEDENDPVFTVTDLLIHLAGNQMSKKANVVVEGENLDLLVGSATLNSEEKDQIKANTMRLVSEKYGVEEEDFLSAELEIVPADKARDLGFDRSMILAYGQDDKICAWTSLFAMLDIDTPARTACTLLVDKEEIGSVGASGMHSHFFENTTAELLNLMGLSSDLAVRRTISRSKMLSSDVSAGYDPLYADAFEKKNAAFLGKGIVFNKFTGSRGKSGSNDANAEYMASIRRVMDDNNVQFQTAELGKVDVGGGGTIAYIMANYGMEVIDAGLAILCMHSPQEVSSKVDVYEAVRAYKAFLNDMD; this is encoded by the coding sequence ATGGAAAGAAAAACTTTATGGGAATCTTATTCAGATGAACAGTTTAAAGAAATGAATAAGGTTACCGATGATTATAAATACTGTCTGGATCATGGCAAGACAGAAAGAGAATGTGTCACTTTAGCGATTGAAAAAGCGAAAGCGGCTGGTTATGTCAATATTGAAGAGTGTATTGCAGAAAACCGCAGCTTAATGGCTGGCGATAAGGTTTATGCTGTTTATAATGGCAAGCTGATCGTTCTTTATCATATTGGGACAAATCCGATTGAAGAAGGGATGAATATCTTAGGGGCACATATTGATTCACCTCGTTTAGATATTAAACAGAATCCTTTATATGAAAAGGACGGCTTCAGTTATTTAGATACTCATTATTATGGTGGGATTAAGAAATATCAGTGGGTCACCATTCCTCTTGCTATTCACGGTGTCTTCGCAAAGAAAGATGGCAGCGTTGTGAATGTGAATATTGGGGAAGATGAAAATGATCCTGTTTTTACTGTTACTGACTTATTAATTCACTTAGCCGGCAATCAGATGAGCAAGAAAGCCAATGTTGTCGTAGAAGGGGAAAACTTAGACTTATTAGTTGGTTCAGCTACTTTAAATAGTGAAGAAAAGGATCAGATCAAAGCCAATACGATGCGTTTAGTCAGTGAAAAGTATGGCGTTGAGGAAGAAGACTTCTTATCCGCTGAATTAGAAATTGTCCCTGCTGATAAAGCCAGAGATTTAGGTTTTGATCGTTCGATGATCTTAGCGTATGGTCAGGATGATAAGATCTGTGCCTGGACGTCATTATTTGCGATGTTAGATATTGATACGCCAGCGCGAACTGCTTGTACGTTATTAGTTGATAAAGAAGAAATTGGTTCTGTAGGGGCAAGTGGGATGCATTCACACTTCTTTGAAAATACCACTGCTGAATTATTAAACTTAATGGGCTTATCTAGTGATTTAGCTGTCAGAAGAACAATCAGTCGTTCTAAGATGTTATCAAGTGATGTCTCAGCGGGCTATGATCCATTATATGCTGATGCGTTTGAAAAGAAGAATGCGGCTTTCTTAGGTAAGGGTATCGTCTTCAATAAGTTTACGGGCTCACGCGGGAAATCTGGATCAAATGATGCGAATGCGGAATATATGGCAAGCATCAGACGTGTTATGGATGATAACAATGTCCAGTTCCAGACGGCTGAACTTGGTAAAGTTGATGTAGGCGGCGGGGGAACGATCGCTTATATCATGGCTAACTATGGCATGGAAGTTATCGATGCCGGATTAGCTATTTTATGTATGCATTCGCCACAGGAAGTGTCTTCTAAAGTGGATGTTTATGAAGCGGTGCGCGCTTATAAAGCATTCTTAAATGATATGGATTAA
- a CDS encoding DUF1905 domain-containing protein produces MKTYEYDTVLHLVPEKGGAYVIFPWNIREEFGKGRVKVHATFNGIPYDGSIVNMGIKDDKGQICYIIGVRKSIREILQVTEGDSIHVTITERI; encoded by the coding sequence ATGAAAACATATGAATATGATACAGTATTACATTTAGTCCCTGAAAAAGGCGGTGCTTATGTGATCTTCCCTTGGAATATCAGAGAAGAATTTGGCAAAGGACGCGTCAAAGTACACGCCACCTTTAATGGGATCCCCTATGATGGCAGCATCGTTAACATGGGTATTAAAGACGACAAAGGTCAAATCTGTTATATCATTGGGGTAAGAAAGTCTATTCGGGAAATCTTACAAGTAACGGAAGGTGATTCTATTCATGTCACCATTACCGAAAGAATATAA
- a CDS encoding glutamate synthase subunit beta: protein MGKKTGFLDYERKTSRALPCEERIKNFDEFHIRLSKAEQMKQGARCMDCGVPFCQYGQKIKGMYSGCPLNNLVPEWNDLVYQGHYDQAYKRLIKTNNFPEFTSRVCPALCEKACTCGLHGDPVTVHENEYAIIEYAFEHLLEEPKPPLTRVGKKVAIIGSGPAGLAAADTLNQRGYECHVYERDDRIGGLLMYGIPNMKIEKHIIDRRMFKMKAEGVRFHTNANIESKRQAKALLNDFDAVILAVGSKQPRDIKVEGREAPNIYFAVDYLTQVTKSLLNSELKDKKYPKGKNVLVIGGGDTGNDCVGTSIRLGAKSVTQLEMMDEPPLERAENNPWPEWPLVKKTDYGQEEAIASFGHDPRIYDSTVKKFILDDKGEVKAAVVVKLKWEFKDGRRVMSEVPGSEQTIPCDLVLIAAGFVGAQLPVMKAFNVKLDGRNTVECGENDHHTNIDHLYSAGDCRRGQSLVVWAIREGRDVAAAVDRDLMGYTPLDSL from the coding sequence ATGGGTAAGAAAACAGGATTCTTAGATTATGAACGTAAAACATCACGTGCTTTACCTTGTGAAGAACGTATTAAAAATTTTGATGAATTCCATATTCGTCTTTCCAAAGCTGAACAGATGAAGCAGGGGGCTCGCTGCATGGACTGCGGCGTTCCTTTCTGCCAATATGGTCAGAAAATTAAGGGCATGTATTCAGGCTGTCCTTTAAATAACTTAGTACCAGAATGGAATGATCTGGTTTATCAGGGACATTATGATCAGGCTTATAAACGTTTGATCAAAACCAATAACTTCCCTGAATTTACATCCCGCGTATGTCCAGCCTTATGTGAAAAAGCATGTACCTGTGGTCTTCATGGAGATCCGGTAACGGTTCATGAAAATGAATATGCGATTATTGAATATGCTTTTGAACATTTATTAGAAGAACCAAAACCACCACTAACAAGAGTGGGAAAAAAGGTTGCTATTATCGGTTCCGGACCAGCTGGCTTAGCGGCTGCGGATACTTTAAATCAGCGTGGTTATGAATGTCATGTGTATGAACGTGATGATCGCATCGGTGGTTTATTAATGTATGGTATTCCGAATATGAAGATCGAAAAACATATTATCGATCGCCGCATGTTTAAGATGAAAGCAGAAGGTGTGCGTTTCCATACTAATGCGAACATTGAAAGCAAACGTCAGGCCAAAGCCTTATTAAATGACTTTGATGCTGTCATCTTAGCGGTTGGTTCAAAACAGCCACGTGATATTAAGGTAGAAGGGCGTGAAGCCCCAAATATCTACTTTGCGGTAGATTACTTAACGCAGGTGACAAAATCATTATTAAATAGTGAATTAAAGGATAAGAAATATCCTAAAGGCAAAAATGTCTTAGTCATCGGCGGCGGTGATACCGGGAATGACTGTGTCGGCACGAGCATCCGTTTAGGCGCTAAGAGTGTGACGCAGTTAGAAATGATGGATGAACCACCACTAGAAAGAGCGGAGAATAATCCATGGCCAGAATGGCCATTAGTCAAGAAGACAGATTATGGTCAGGAAGAAGCAATTGCTTCATTTGGTCATGATCCACGTATCTATGACTCAACGGTAAAAAAATTCATCTTAGACGATAAAGGTGAAGTCAAAGCCGCAGTTGTGGTAAAACTGAAATGGGAATTCAAAGATGGCCGTCGTGTCATGAGTGAAGTTCCTGGCAGTGAACAGACGATCCCATGTGATTTAGTCTTAATTGCGGCTGGTTTCGTTGGGGCACAGCTTCCTGTTATGAAAGCTTTCAACGTAAAACTGGATGGCAGAAATACAGTGGAATGTGGGGAAAATGATCATCATACTAATATTGATCATCTCTACAGTGCTGGTGACTGCCGTCGTGGTCAGTCATTAGTTGTCTGGGCGATTCGCGAAGGACGCGATGTCGCTGCGGCTGTTGATCGTGACTTAATGGGTTATACACCATTAGATTCCTTATAA